Proteins from one Flavobacterium sp. N2038 genomic window:
- a CDS encoding ATP-binding cassette domain-containing protein yields MKHEYKETLLYVENLSVAYDDTVIIKDISLVEKDVVRDGVNCTGQVIAFVGRSGRGKSTFFKALTGLIPTNTGKILIRDFENKEANAAKSVNEGDIGFVDQKYTLFRHKTVTQALKFSLRKTTLSNTEKDEKIKLYLKEWGLENCADKYPNELSGGQRQRTAIIEQLFSSDQFIVLDEPFSGLDVGNIEEVKKSFELLGKSSEANTVIFSTHDIELAIELAQTIYVIGHPTVNGKKESYGTIVAKYDLRDMGLSWKDYCDDHLKLSKEIIHQMMIS; encoded by the coding sequence ATGAAACACGAATATAAAGAAACGCTTTTATATGTTGAAAATCTTAGCGTTGCCTATGATGATACTGTTATTATAAAAGATATAAGTCTGGTAGAAAAAGATGTAGTACGTGATGGAGTAAACTGTACAGGACAAGTTATTGCTTTTGTTGGAAGATCGGGTAGAGGAAAATCAACTTTTTTTAAAGCACTAACAGGACTGATTCCTACCAATACTGGAAAAATATTGATTAGAGATTTTGAAAACAAAGAAGCTAATGCGGCCAAATCAGTAAATGAGGGAGATATTGGTTTTGTAGATCAAAAATATACTTTGTTCAGACATAAAACAGTTACTCAGGCTTTGAAATTTTCGTTAAGAAAAACAACACTTTCGAATACTGAAAAAGACGAAAAAATAAAGCTATACCTTAAAGAATGGGGCTTAGAGAATTGTGCCGATAAGTATCCGAATGAACTTTCGGGCGGACAAAGACAAAGAACCGCTATTATAGAACAATTGTTTTCATCGGATCAATTTATTGTTTTAGATGAACCATTTTCAGGATTAGATGTTGGAAATATTGAAGAAGTAAAAAAATCATTTGAGTTATTAGGAAAATCATCTGAGGCTAATACCGTTATTTTTTCTACTCATGATATTGAGTTGGCAATTGAGTTAGCGCAAACTATTTACGTTATTGGGCATCCAACTGTTAATGGAAAGAAAGAAAGCTACGGAACAATTGTAGCCAAATACGACCTAAGAGACATGGGACTTTCATGGAAAGATTATTGTGACGATCACTTAAAATTATCAAAAGAAATTATTCATCAAATGATGATTTCTTAA
- a CDS encoding AAA family ATPase, with protein MSKKNNPISILEESFLSLKKYLETNISTNEAVFTASFIIELQKETRQILEICNVLNQDADFIQKINEKVNPVFSKGLLLKAEHFFLSDIIDLYEREPGTKNEKQEFVLAYYYDALRNNHFANENSVSELNQLVFTENFKSLLVKIKKENRIITSNVQQNYYVLPEIIVEKKHSGLEEILIEYQNFIYFTFGKKFENTAAFSNYLGLNVKASKIDKKEIDNLPEEDTLEKVLKELNELVGLAEVKKDVSELINLLEIQKKRSQQGLKNVEITLHTVFLGPPGTGKTSVARLLSRIFKHLGFLSKGQMFETDREGLVAGYVGQTATKVNNAVESSLGGVLFIDEAYALTQNAFGNDYGAEAVNTLLKRMEDHREDLAVVVAGYTEPMKIFIESNPGLRSRFNRYFHFGHFTPEELFQIFESFCSKSDFIISKDAKEKLTDTFELLYESKNESFGNARVVRNLFEKCVQNQANRIVKLKKVTNKVLKTLTEEDIPEPKETEKKVNLEMKDKEI; from the coding sequence ATGTCAAAAAAGAACAATCCGATATCGATCTTAGAAGAATCATTTTTGTCTCTGAAAAAATATTTAGAAACAAACATTTCTACAAATGAAGCCGTTTTTACGGCTTCATTTATTATCGAACTGCAAAAAGAAACCAGACAGATTCTTGAAATTTGCAATGTCTTAAATCAGGATGCAGATTTTATTCAGAAAATAAATGAAAAGGTAAATCCTGTTTTTTCAAAAGGACTATTACTAAAAGCGGAGCATTTTTTTCTTTCTGATATTATTGATCTTTATGAAAGAGAACCCGGAACGAAAAATGAAAAACAGGAATTTGTTCTGGCCTATTATTACGATGCTTTGCGCAATAACCATTTTGCAAACGAAAATTCTGTAAGCGAATTGAATCAGTTGGTTTTTACGGAGAACTTTAAAAGTCTTCTTGTAAAAATTAAAAAAGAGAATAGGATAATAACTTCGAATGTTCAGCAAAACTATTATGTACTTCCAGAAATAATAGTCGAAAAGAAACATAGTGGTCTTGAAGAAATTCTAATAGAATATCAAAACTTCATTTATTTTACATTTGGTAAAAAATTTGAAAATACTGCAGCTTTTAGCAATTATCTGGGTTTGAATGTGAAAGCATCAAAAATAGATAAAAAAGAAATAGACAATCTTCCTGAAGAAGATACGCTGGAAAAAGTGCTAAAAGAGTTAAACGAACTTGTTGGTTTAGCAGAAGTAAAAAAAGACGTTTCTGAACTTATCAATTTATTGGAAATACAAAAAAAGCGTTCTCAACAAGGATTGAAAAATGTTGAAATTACTTTGCATACTGTTTTTCTAGGACCTCCTGGAACCGGAAAAACTTCTGTGGCAAGACTTTTAAGTAGAATTTTTAAGCATTTGGGTTTTTTATCCAAAGGTCAAATGTTTGAAACAGACAGAGAAGGTTTAGTTGCAGGTTATGTTGGACAAACAGCAACAAAAGTCAATAACGCGGTAGAATCAAGTCTTGGCGGAGTATTATTTATTGATGAAGCTTATGCATTAACTCAAAATGCATTCGGGAATGATTATGGAGCAGAAGCAGTAAATACGCTACTTAAAAGAATGGAAGATCATCGTGAAGATCTGGCTGTCGTGGTTGCAGGATATACTGAACCGATGAAGATTTTTATAGAATCAAATCCCGGGTTGCGTTCCCGTTTTAACAGATATTTTCATTTTGGTCATTTTACACCAGAAGAATTATTTCAAATTTTTGAATCATTTTGTTCAAAGTCAGATTTTATTATTTCTAAAGATGCAAAAGAAAAACTGACCGATACTTTCGAATTATTATACGAAAGCAAAAATGAAAGTTTTGGAAATGCCAGAGTGGTTAGAAATTTATTTGAAAAGTGTGTTCAGAATCAGGCAAATCGAATTGTGAAACTGAAAAAAGTTACCAATAAAGTTTTAAAAACCCTTACAGAAGAAGATATTCCGGAGCCAAAAGAAACCGAGAAAAAAGTTAATCTCGAAATGAAAGATAAAGAAATATAA
- a CDS encoding ABC transporter permease translates to MSMIKILTPFEKISKLNKTLILIGWLVLLIIIWFATTSGEKHLFPSPSQVLTGFSELYKEGLVVHIFNSLKLCFISIFLATIISLVFAYAWPIPLLKSVSEFVTKFRFLPFTGLSFYITMVVHEARTMQVWILVIFLTTFLTTSLIAVIKDIPQEEFDHAKMLKCTRLEVLWQVIILGRIDYVIDVIRQNLAITWMMLVTVESIVVASGGLGFLIKNSDKFMNTGRIIALQIIILLIGLGLDAGINFLRKAVFRYSKI, encoded by the coding sequence ATGAGCATGATAAAAATTTTAACTCCCTTTGAAAAAATATCAAAACTAAACAAGACACTTATTTTGATAGGCTGGTTAGTTCTTTTGATTATTATTTGGTTTGCAACAACATCTGGCGAAAAGCATCTTTTTCCTTCTCCTTCTCAGGTTTTAACCGGTTTTTCGGAGTTGTATAAAGAAGGTTTAGTGGTACATATTTTCAATTCATTAAAATTGTGTTTTATCTCCATTTTTTTAGCCACAATAATTTCTTTGGTTTTTGCGTATGCATGGCCAATTCCATTATTAAAATCAGTTTCTGAATTTGTTACAAAATTTAGATTTTTACCTTTTACCGGACTTTCATTTTATATTACAATGGTGGTTCATGAAGCCAGAACAATGCAAGTGTGGATTTTAGTGATTTTTTTGACAACATTTTTGACGACATCTTTAATTGCAGTTATCAAAGATATCCCTCAGGAAGAATTTGATCATGCTAAAATGTTAAAATGTACAAGATTAGAAGTGCTATGGCAAGTTATTATTTTAGGAAGAATAGATTATGTTATTGATGTAATCAGACAAAATCTTGCTATAACCTGGATGATGCTTGTAACTGTTGAGTCGATTGTTGTAGCTTCTGGAGGATTAGGGTTTTTAATTAAAAACTCTGATAAGTTCATGAATACAGGACGAATTATTGCACTTCAAATTATCATTTTATTAATTGGTCTTGGCTTAGATGCAGGAATAAATTTCTTGAGAAAAGCAGTATTTAGATATTCAAAAATATAA
- the atpG gene encoding ATP synthase F1 subunit gamma: MANLKEIRNRITSVSSTMQITSAMKMVSAAKLKKAQDAITAMRPYAEKLTELLQNLSATLDGEVGGDYTTQREVKKVLLVAITSNRGLCGAFNSNVIKEIKNRTDFYAGKQVDVFAIGKKGNDVLSKTHNVLGHHNAIFDHLTFENVAGIADNLTEKFLSGEYDRIELIYNQFKNAATQIIQTEQFLPLAPIKSDASVSAGDYIFEPSKEEIVLTLIPKSLKTQLYKGIRDSFASEHGARMTAMHKATDNATELRNQLKLTYNKARQAAITNEILEIVGGAEALNG, translated from the coding sequence ATGGCAAATTTAAAGGAAATCCGTAATAGAATTACTTCCGTTTCATCGACGATGCAGATTACATCGGCTATGAAAATGGTTTCTGCTGCAAAGCTTAAGAAAGCACAAGATGCAATCACTGCGATGCGCCCTTATGCCGAGAAATTAACGGAGTTATTGCAAAATCTTTCTGCTACACTTGATGGTGAGGTTGGAGGAGATTATACAACACAACGTGAAGTAAAAAAAGTATTGCTTGTAGCTATAACTTCTAATAGAGGTTTATGTGGTGCATTCAATTCAAACGTAATTAAAGAAATTAAAAATCGTACTGATTTTTATGCCGGAAAACAAGTTGACGTTTTTGCTATTGGTAAAAAAGGAAATGATGTTTTAAGCAAAACTCATAATGTACTTGGTCATCATAATGCAATTTTTGATCATTTAACTTTTGAAAATGTTGCGGGTATTGCTGATAATTTAACTGAAAAATTCTTATCTGGAGAATACGACAGAATTGAATTGATTTATAATCAGTTTAAAAATGCTGCGACTCAAATTATTCAAACTGAGCAATTTTTGCCATTAGCACCAATTAAATCGGATGCTTCTGTTTCGGCTGGAGATTATATTTTTGAGCCTTCAAAAGAAGAAATTGTATTGACTTTAATTCCTAAGTCTTTAAAAACACAATTATACAAAGGTATTCGCGATTCTTTTGCTTCAGAGCACGGAGCACGTATGACAGCTATGCATAAAGCAACTGACAACGCAACAGAATTAAGAAACCAATTGAAATTAACTTATAATAAGGCACGTCAGGCGGCTATTACAAACGAGATCCTTGAAATCGTTGGTGGAGCAGAAGCTTTGAACGGATAA
- a CDS encoding OmpA family protein, protein MGKILRTEKLTTFSELLIVIAGIGAILGGVYYISPGIKTAVSKQLNGIELNQTDVNNVTNAAKIALPSTELSSEVANKPLVRIGAYAWNAQSGIIVSNGGPKTTKGSLMEKNGVNLEIIRQDWLSELRNMQMKFIEEFDKGEAFPSSEKSVFAVIIMGDGAPFYISSVQKSLDEKYGKDKYHVQVMGAVGMSYGEDKLIGPPSWKSDPKSMKGSVISAVLGDGDWVTTVNYCFANGLKVNPDPTTYDAEAVNIYPSENDDYIKSAEELIKSQTTGWTVTLKEVVDGKLTGKSVNRKIDGCATWTPGDKTVFDKLTGFVDIVSTKEFNNQMPTTIIGVKEWAVKNPDIVSNILKSALTASNQMKNYEDWKVRASEAVAATYKIETPEYWYKMFKGQQGTKGGLTYNMGGSKVFNYADAMQYYGLSDGVNRYKSVYNQVAGYLTELNPFGFNENVGAVVPYDQAVNLFFLKNINDIESTSADKADYSGEAKEVVASGEWKINFNTGSSEISNTSSREVEKIYNLLVQAENTKLTVVGHTDNVGNADANLALSKSRAQAVVEYLKQKGIPANRFQLVDGKGQSNPIADNNTASGKAINRRVVITLLK, encoded by the coding sequence ATGGGAAAAATTTTAAGAACAGAAAAGTTAACAACCTTTTCTGAATTACTTATCGTTATTGCTGGAATTGGTGCAATTCTGGGAGGAGTTTATTATATATCTCCGGGGATTAAAACAGCGGTATCAAAACAATTGAATGGTATTGAATTAAACCAGACAGATGTTAATAATGTTACCAATGCTGCAAAAATTGCACTTCCATCAACTGAACTATCTTCAGAAGTTGCAAATAAACCTTTAGTAAGAATTGGTGCTTATGCATGGAATGCTCAGTCTGGAATTATAGTTTCTAATGGTGGTCCAAAAACAACAAAAGGATCATTGATGGAAAAAAATGGAGTTAATCTTGAGATTATTCGTCAGGACTGGCTTTCGGAATTGCGTAACATGCAAATGAAATTTATCGAAGAATTTGATAAAGGAGAAGCTTTTCCATCTTCAGAAAAAAGTGTTTTTGCTGTTATCATTATGGGTGATGGTGCGCCATTTTATATTAGCTCTGTTCAAAAATCACTTGATGAAAAATACGGAAAAGATAAGTACCATGTTCAGGTAATGGGAGCAGTAGGTATGAGTTATGGAGAAGATAAATTAATTGGACCTCCAAGCTGGAAATCAGATCCAAAATCTATGAAAGGTTCTGTTATATCTGCAGTTCTTGGAGATGGTGACTGGGTTACTACTGTAAACTATTGTTTTGCAAACGGATTAAAAGTAAACCCTGATCCAACAACGTATGATGCAGAAGCTGTAAATATTTATCCGTCAGAAAATGATGATTATATTAAATCGGCAGAAGAATTAATCAAATCTCAAACTACAGGATGGACTGTTACTTTAAAAGAAGTAGTTGATGGAAAATTAACTGGAAAATCGGTTAACAGAAAAATCGATGGTTGTGCTACTTGGACACCTGGTGATAAGACTGTATTTGATAAATTGACTGGATTTGTTGATATCGTTTCTACGAAAGAGTTCAACAACCAAATGCCAACTACTATTATTGGTGTGAAAGAATGGGCTGTAAAAAATCCTGATATTGTTTCTAACATTTTGAAATCGGCATTGACGGCTTCAAACCAAATGAAAAACTATGAAGACTGGAAAGTAAGAGCTTCAGAAGCAGTTGCAGCAACTTATAAAATTGAAACTCCGGAATATTGGTACAAAATGTTCAAAGGACAACAAGGAACAAAAGGCGGATTGACTTATAATATGGGAGGTTCAAAAGTATTTAACTATGCTGATGCAATGCAATATTATGGTTTATCTGATGGTGTAAACAGATACAAATCAGTTTACAATCAGGTCGCAGGATATTTGACAGAATTGAATCCGTTTGGATTTAATGAAAATGTTGGTGCTGTTGTTCCTTATGATCAGGCAGTAAACTTATTCTTCTTGAAAAACATAAACGATATCGAATCTACTTCTGCAGACAAAGCAGATTATAGTGGTGAGGCAAAAGAAGTTGTCGCTTCTGGAGAATGGAAAATTAATTTTAACACAGGAAGTTCTGAAATTTCTAATACATCTAGTAGAGAAGTAGAGAAAATTTACAATCTTTTAGTACAAGCTGAAAACACAAAATTAACGGTTGTTGGACACACTGACAATGTTGGAAATGCGGATGCTAATTTAGCTTTATCAAAAAGCAGAGCACAAGCAGTTGTAGAGTACCTGAAACAAAAAGGTATTCCTGCAAATCGTTTCCAATTAGTAGACGGAAAAGGTCAGAGTAATCCAATAGCAGATAACAATACTGCTTCTGGAAAAGCAATAAACAGACGTGTTGTTATTACTTTATTAAAATAA
- a CDS encoding kinetochore protein SPC24 encodes MTKESFNWKSLFINDETDNSEGKAATPPSGPISPATDNKFPNQVTESFPPNSVTNPFLNEIFEVYDKGFESLNESGFDFFELYKSVMAVGVTNPQSYQMAFAMGKSIKSDLTKDFLLQKGSFYIAEIEKVHTKYDTIGKSKKAELDNTITKEKYNLSKSISDLEAKILDLQKELEAKKMELQKIDPVNMEQLSEIQLKMEANDLAKQKILTSINTVITGINQYLQ; translated from the coding sequence ATGACAAAAGAAAGTTTTAATTGGAAGAGTCTTTTCATTAATGATGAGACTGATAATTCAGAGGGCAAAGCTGCAACTCCACCGTCAGGGCCCATTTCACCAGCTACAGACAATAAATTTCCGAATCAAGTTACAGAATCATTTCCACCAAATTCAGTGACAAACCCTTTTTTAAACGAAATTTTCGAAGTTTACGATAAAGGTTTTGAGTCATTGAATGAATCAGGTTTTGATTTTTTTGAACTTTATAAGTCAGTTATGGCTGTTGGAGTAACAAATCCGCAAAGTTATCAGATGGCTTTTGCAATGGGAAAATCAATAAAATCTGATTTGACTAAAGATTTTCTTTTACAAAAAGGGAGTTTTTATATTGCAGAAATTGAAAAAGTGCATACTAAATATGACACCATTGGAAAAAGTAAAAAAGCTGAATTAGATAACACAATTACAAAAGAAAAGTATAATTTATCCAAAAGTATTTCTGATTTAGAGGCCAAAATTCTTGATCTTCAAAAAGAATTGGAAGCTAAGAAAATGGAACTTCAAAAAATTGATCCTGTTAATATGGAGCAGCTTTCGGAGATTCAGTTGAAAATGGAAGCTAATGATTTGGCAAAACAAAAAATATTAACCTCAATCAATACTGTAATTACAGGAATAAATCAATATTTACAATAA